TCTTTGTTGATGTTCTCCGTGGCCGCGCGGGCGCGCACCATGAAGGAGCCGCGGCCGGTGGTATAGGCCTGTGCGATGCCGCCGTTGCCGAAGATAATGCCGCCCGTGGGAAAATCCGGGCCTTTGACAAACTGCAGCAGGTCGGCGAGCGACGCCTTGGGGTTTTTCAGCAGCTCCAGCGCGGCGTCGAGAATTTCGGTCAGGTTGTGCGGCGGAATTTTGGTCGCCATGCCGACGGCAATACCGTCGGAGCCGTTGATCAGCAGGTTGGGAATGCGCGTGGGCAGAACCAGCGGCTCTTCGGTCGATTCATCGAAGTTGGGCACCATGTCCACGGTGTCCTTATCGATGTCGCGCAGCATTTCCTCGGCGATCTTGGTGAGGCGGGCCTCGGTATATCGGTAGGCAGCCGGAGGGTCACCATCGACCGAGCCGAAATTGCCCTGGCCATCGACGAGCAGGTAGCGTAGGTTGAAGTCCTGCGCCATGCGCACCAGCGCGTCATACACCGGCGCGTCGCCGTGGGGATGGTACTTCTTGAGCACTTCGCCCACGACGCCGGCGCACTTGGAGAACTTTTTGTTCGACAGCAGCCCTTCGCTGTACATGGCAAAGAGGATGCGCCGATGCACCGGCTTGAGGCCGTCGCGCACGTCGGGCAGAGCCCGGCCCACGATGACCGACATGGCGTAGTCGAGATACGACCGGCGCATCTCGTCTTCGATATTGACGGGCTGGTAGGGCTTGGCTCCGGGCGGCTGGGTCGGGCCTCCGGCGCCGGCGTCATTCCCGGGGAGTGGAAGCTGGCTCTCGTCGTCAGGCATAAAGCCTTATTTTACCAGAAGTTAGCTAAATTTTACAGCACGAATCAGAGAACCACCCAGCCGCGGTGGATACTATTCCCAACTGATGGACAAAGACTCTGAAAAAGACATCGAAAGCGGTCCGGCGCGCCGAATCGGCCCGCGGCCGCAAGCGGCCGCACCCTGCGGAGCACCACCTCACGCGGCTTGAACAGCTATTCCAGGAGGGTACCGAAGAGGAATTTGCAAAAGCGCTTATTGCCTTTGGCCGGCAGCGTGGATCGCCCGAGTTCGAGGAGGCCTTGACCGCTTTTCGCACCGAGCAGCAACGGCGTCGCTCACAGCCATAAAGCGATCCCAGCGCGCCGCACGTTGCTCGTCTGTGAGACCGTCTTCAGCGCCCTCGATAATATCGTAAAGCCGCCTTGCGGCCTCGCGCCGTCGCTCCTGTTCGGCTCGTTTCATTGCGCTAACCTAGCGCAATCATAACCTCTCGCCGGCTTTGCTGCCCATTACGGCAAGAGTCGAGACGCTAGCTCTCCGCGGCCAGAATTAGACCCATTTTTGCGCGTCGGGAGCGACTCACGACAGGAATGTGGGTTTGCACTCTCAAGACTAAGTAGGAAGGGCCATGAACCTAATCAGATCGCTGATGGTTTGGCTGCTGCTGGCGGCGGTTGCGCTGCCGCAGGCGAGCGCGCAGCAGGGCAGAATCGTCGCGGCGCTGAACCGGTTGACCTGGGGCATTGAGCCGGGGCAGGTGCAGGCAGTGGAAAGAATTGGCCTCCAGCGTTGGATCGAGCAGCAGCTCCACCCGCAAAGTATTCCCGAAAACCCACAGCTCACGGCCCTCCTGCGGCCCTTGGCGACGCTGCGGGAGACACCCTCGCAGATCATTGCCGCCTATCCGCCGCCCCAGGCGCTGCAGCAAATGGCCCAGGGCCGGCGGCCTCTGCCGCGTGATCCTCTGCTGCACCAAATCGTGCAGCGTGAAATCGGGCAATTCCAGCATCCTACGGCTGCGCATAAACCGGCGCTGGCAGCAACGGCGCCACGCACCGCGGCGGCGGCATTCATGGCACTGCCTGCCCGCGTCCGGCAGCAGCAGGCACTGGCGCTGGCGCCGGCCGAAGCCAATCGCATGGCGCCCTGGCTGCCCCTTGCCGAAGCGCGCCAGTTGATCTACGACCAGCGGCCCCAGCAGGTGCCCGCTTTCGACCTGACCTCCGCCAAGGTGCTGCGCGCGGTTTACTCCAACCGCCAGCTTCAGGACGTGCTCACCGACTTCTGGTTCAACCATTTCAACGTCTACATCCGCAAAGGCAATGACAGCGAGTTGATCGCGAGCTATTTGCGCGCGGCCATCCGGCCGCATGTGCTGGGCAAATTCCGCGATCTGCTGGTGGCGACCGCGGAAACTCCGGCGATGATGTTCTACCTCGACAACTGGCAATCGGTGGATCCGGGCGTCAATAAGCGCGGCATCAACGAGAACTACGGCCGCGAGCTGATGGAACTGCAAACGCTGGGTGTGAATGGCGGCTACACACAGCAGGACGTGATTGCCGTGGCGCATTGCTTTACCGGCTGGACCATCCGCCAGCCGGGACGCCTGGCTGAGTTCTATTACAACGACCGGCTGCACGATCACGCGCCCAAAGTGGTGCTGGGCGTCACCATACCTGCCGGCGGCGGCATGTCCGATGGCCTGCAAGTGCTCGCCATGCTGGCCCGCAGCCCGGCAACCGCGCGGCACGTCTCCTTCGAGCTGGCACAGCGTTTTGTGGCCGACAATCCGCCCCCGGAGCTGGTGGCGCGCATGACGACGACCTGGCTGCAGTCCGATGGCGACCTGCGCAAAGTCATGGAGACCCTGCTTAACTCGCCAGAGTTCTGGCAGGCAGCCGCGGGGCGCGGCAAGATGAAATCGCCGCTGCAGGTGGTCGTCTCGTCGGTACGCGCGCTGGGGGCCGAGGTCACCAATCCGCTGGCATTGAGCCGCGCCATCGCCAATATGGGCGAACCGCTCTACGCCAAGGAGCCACCCACCGGCTACAGCAACGACGGCGCGCAATGGCTTTCCACCAGCGGCCTGGTTGCGCGCATGCAGTTCGCCACGCGCCTGGCCGCGAACCAGATCCCTGGCGTTCAGGTAGATTTGAACACGCTGGGCAGCGATGCGGAATTCGCGCAGAGTATCCTGCAGCAAACACCCAACCCCGCCGTCGCCTCCGGACTGCGGGATGCCAAAAACCGCCGGCAGCTTGCAGCGCTCCTGCTGGGCTCGCCGGAATTCCAGAAGCGGTGACAGCCATGAAGCTTACGCGGCGCATTTTCCTGAAGGATTCGGCCTTGGCGATGGTGGGCGTGGGCATGGTTCCCGCCTGGCTGGGTCGCTCGGCGTGGGCAAGCGAGCTGGCGGGCCGGAATAAAGTGCTGGTCGCCATCTTCCAGCGCGGCGCGGTCGACGGCCTCAACGTGGTGATTCCGCACGGTGAGCGCGTTTACTATGACTTGCGACCGACCATCGCCGTGCCCGAGACCGCAGTGATCAAGCTTGGCCCGCTGTTCGGGCTGCACCCGGCGCTGGCGGCACTCCAGCCGCTCTGGGCGGAGGGCCAGTTGGCGGCGGTGCAGGCCGCCGGCTCCCCTGATCCTTCGCGTTCGCATTTTGACGCCCAGGACTACATGGAGTCGGGCACGCCGGGCAACAAGTCAACCGACAGCGGCTGGCTGAACCGCGCTCTGGGTCTGGATCCGCGCATGGATCGCTCGCCGCTGCGCGCGGTGGCCATCGGCGCCGAGTTGCCGCTTACCCTGCAGGGTCACGTGCCCGCGGTGGCGATTCACAATCTGAACCAGTTCCGCTACGGTGGCGGGCCACTGGCGGCCGGTTTTGCCGCCATGTACGACCACGCCGGCGATGCCCTGCTTGCCTCCGCCGGCCGCGATACTTTCCAGGCGCTGCGCATGGTGCAGCAGCTCGACCCGCGGCAATATCGTCCTGCAGCAGCCGCACAGTACCCCAATCAACCGTTGGGCAACAGCCTCCGCCAACTGGCCCAGTTGATCAAAGCCGATGTGGGCGTGCAGGTCGCCTTTGCCGACGTGGGCGGCTGGGACAACCACGTCAACGAAGGCGGCGCCGAGGGCCAACTGGCATTTCATCTGCGCGGCTTCGCCGACGCCATCCGTGCCTTCTGGACCGATCTCGGCCCGCGCCAGCAGGACGTCGTGCTGGTCACCATGTCCGAGTTTGGGCGCACTGTGCATGAAAACGGCAATCGCGGCACCGACCATGGCCACGCCAACGTAATGTTCGTGCTGGGCGGCGCTGTGCGCGGCGGCAAAGTCTACGGCGACTGGCCGGGTCTCGCGTCCGCCCAGCTCTACCAGGACCGCGACCTGGCCGTCACCACCGACTTCCGCGCGGTGCTGGGGGAAGCCGTGGTCCGGCACTTGGGCGCCCGCGATCTCACCGGCGTCTTCCCTGGCTACAACGGCACTCCGGCGCAGTTCCGCAATTTCCTGCACTCGTGAAACTATTAGTCGGCGGCGCGAGCTTTGAGATCAGGCGTCGATATCGCTTCCGGCTGCCGCCCGAGCAGCCAGGCCATCAGCCGCGCGCCGAAGGGCTGGTTGGCGAGGAAGACCAGAATCGACGTCACCACCACGCCGAAGAAGATCATCGAGTAGATGATGGCCTGCAGGGCATCGGCGCCGGGCAGTGATTGCTCAACCACCAGAGCGGCGAGGACGGCGGCGGCGAGGCCTTTGGCGACCATGCAGGCCGACATCGAGGCGTCGCGCGTGGGAACGCGATGGCGGAGGGTGAGGCGCACCGCGGGGATGCGCGGAATGAGCAGCAGCAGCGTGAGCAGGCCGCCGAACAGCAGCCAGTTGAGATCAGAGAAGTTGACCGAAAGTCCGATGTAGACAAAGAAAAACGTCTTCAGCAGGAATATGATTTCGCCCAAAAACCCCATCTCCGCCTGGTTGAGGCCGGTGGCAGGCAAGGCTTCGCGCACCAGCGGCGTGTGCTCCACGTTGCCCAGGACAATGCCGAAGGCCAGCGCGGCAATCGCTCCGTTGGCATGCACCAGCTCCGTGCCGCCATAGATGAGGAAGACGAACGCCGGGGTGGTGAACATGGGGTTTTGCAGACCGCGCGTCTTGCGCAGCGCCACAGCCCATACCAAGCCGCCAATGGCGCCGATCAAAATAGCGCCACCAAAGCCCAGCGCAAAGTGGCCTGCCGTCAGCACCCATTGGCCCCAACCATTGGCGTGGAAATTGAGCAGCGCCAGCGCCAGCACAATGCTGACCACGTCGCCGAGCGCCGATTCCAAAAAGAGGATGTCGTGCGCGCGGTCGCCCATCTTCAGGCCCTTGGCCAGCGGCACGATCACGGTCGGCGAGTTGCCGGCGATGATCACGCCGAGCAATGCACCCAGCCAGATGCCCAGCGGCGTCAGCCAAGCCGTGGCCGCGGCCACGATGGCCGCTTCGCCAACGAAGCTGAGTGTCGATAGCGCCAAGGTGCCGGGCAGTGCGCGGCGCAAGCGGTTGAACTGGAGCGAGAGGCCACTCTCGAACAGAATCAGCACCAGCGTGATGGAGACGAACGCAGGGCCAACCACGCCAAAGGATTTCGGTCCGATCCAATGCAGCACTGGCCCGAGTGCCACGCCGATCAGCAGCAGCCAGAGGACGTCGGGGATGCGCGTGCGGCTGAAAATGTGCGCGAACAGGTGAGCCAGGAACACCAACCCGCCGATCAGCGCAATGGAGGCTGCAAGCTGCATATGAACAGGGTACAGGGGTCAGGGGTCAGCGGGTCAGGTGGCAGACGGCGGACCAGGGGCGGCGGCCATTGCCGGGATGGGTCTGAGGCATGATAGCGGCGAGGCGCAGGGGCCAGTTCGGGAGACGATGAAGCTGGAGGCCAGCGCGGATGATGGGATGAACGCTGGCCGCGCGCCAGCCCGCGGGGCGAAAGAACTCAGGGCCTTCGGCGGGCGCGAAGCGAAAGACAGCACCGGCGCCGGCCGGCATCGTTTTTTGCATCATGCGCAGCAGGCCGGGACTGCCGAGATCAATCACCCAATCGTGAAAGCTCGCGCAGGCGGCGAGATCGCGGGCGAGCGAGGCGACCGCATCCGGCGGGAAATAGATCAGCAGGCCCTCGGTCAGGATCAGCACCCGTTTTGCTTCGCGGCTGAGCATGGCGAAGAGAGCCTGGCGCGCGGAAGCGTCGGCCAAGTCGCAGCGCACGCGCTGAAGCTGGCAACGCGGCGTGGCATTGCCAAGGATGGATTCTTTGTAGTCGAGCAGCGGTGGCAAATCGACTTCGATCCAGCGCAGGGTTGCCGGCAGATCGAGGCGATAGGGGCGGGTGTCGAGGCCGGCGGCGAGATTGATCACCATGTCCGCGCCGGCGGCGAGATGCTCGGCTATGAGGCGGTCAGCCAGGACGGTGCGGGCGACAAACGACCAGGAATGCTTGGTCGCCTCGGTTTGCTGAGCGGCGATGCGGGCGCCGCGTTCGCCCGCAAGCGCGCGGGCGTAGGGGTCGCGGAAATGGGCGTCCGGCCGCTCGCTCTCGAGCGCACGATACATGGCCACCCAGAGCGCGGTGTCCGACACGTTGCGGATGGCGGGCGATTCAGGACTGGCCATAAATGGGAATGACGGCGCCATTGATGTCGGCGGCAGCGGGGCTGGCGAGCCAGTGAATCAGCGCCGCAATCGACGACGGCTGCACCCATTTGCCGGGATCGGCCTTGGGCATGGCGGCGCGATTGCCGGGCGTGTCGATGACACTGGGCAGAATCACGTTGCAGGTGGCGCCGCGCGCAGCGACTTCGAGCGCGACGGTGCGGGCGAGCGCGACCACGCCGGCTTTGGCGACGTTGTAGGCGGCCAGCTTGGCGGCGGGCGCGACCGCGTTGCGCG
The sequence above is drawn from the Acidobacteriota bacterium genome and encodes:
- a CDS encoding DUF1800 domain-containing protein — its product is MNLIRSLMVWLLLAAVALPQASAQQGRIVAALNRLTWGIEPGQVQAVERIGLQRWIEQQLHPQSIPENPQLTALLRPLATLRETPSQIIAAYPPPQALQQMAQGRRPLPRDPLLHQIVQREIGQFQHPTAAHKPALAATAPRTAAAAFMALPARVRQQQALALAPAEANRMAPWLPLAEARQLIYDQRPQQVPAFDLTSAKVLRAVYSNRQLQDVLTDFWFNHFNVYIRKGNDSELIASYLRAAIRPHVLGKFRDLLVATAETPAMMFYLDNWQSVDPGVNKRGINENYGRELMELQTLGVNGGYTQQDVIAVAHCFTGWTIRQPGRLAEFYYNDRLHDHAPKVVLGVTIPAGGGMSDGLQVLAMLARSPATARHVSFELAQRFVADNPPPELVARMTTTWLQSDGDLRKVMETLLNSPEFWQAAAGRGKMKSPLQVVVSSVRALGAEVTNPLALSRAIANMGEPLYAKEPPTGYSNDGAQWLSTSGLVARMQFATRLAANQIPGVQVDLNTLGSDAEFAQSILQQTPNPAVASGLRDAKNRRQLAALLLGSPEFQKR
- a CDS encoding DUF1501 domain-containing protein → MKLTRRIFLKDSALAMVGVGMVPAWLGRSAWASELAGRNKVLVAIFQRGAVDGLNVVIPHGERVYYDLRPTIAVPETAVIKLGPLFGLHPALAALQPLWAEGQLAAVQAAGSPDPSRSHFDAQDYMESGTPGNKSTDSGWLNRALGLDPRMDRSPLRAVAIGAELPLTLQGHVPAVAIHNLNQFRYGGGPLAAGFAAMYDHAGDALLASAGRDTFQALRMVQQLDPRQYRPAAAAQYPNQPLGNSLRQLAQLIKADVGVQVAFADVGGWDNHVNEGGAEGQLAFHLRGFADAIRAFWTDLGPRQQDVVLVTMSEFGRTVHENGNRGTDHGHANVMFVLGGAVRGGKVYGDWPGLASAQLYQDRDLAVTTDFRAVLGEAVVRHLGARDLTGVFPGYNGTPAQFRNFLHS
- a CDS encoding class I SAM-dependent methyltransferase → MASPESPAIRNVSDTALWVAMYRALESERPDAHFRDPYARALAGERGARIAAQQTEATKHSWSFVARTVLADRLIAEHLAAGADMVINLAAGLDTRPYRLDLPATLRWIEVDLPPLLDYKESILGNATPRCQLQRVRCDLADASARQALFAMLSREAKRVLILTEGLLIYFPPDAVASLARDLAACASFHDWVIDLGSPGLLRMMQKTMPAGAGAVFRFAPAEGPEFFRPAGWRAASVHPIIRAGLQLHRLPNWPLRLAAIMPQTHPGNGRRPWSAVCHLTR